Proteins encoded together in one Astyanax mexicanus isolate ESR-SI-001 chromosome 10, AstMex3_surface, whole genome shotgun sequence window:
- the dhrs13l1 gene encoding dehydrogenase/reductase (SDR family) member 13 like 1 has protein sequence MIWLCVAGVLIVAFLIFHKLFVQRRACTSTATLHGKTVIVTGSNTGIGKATALALALRGARVIVACRSKQRGEDAAKDIRRESGNDEVVFMQLDLASMKAIRSFVETFLKTESRLDVLINNAGLATAGRTEDGLGMVFGVNHIGPFLLTNLLLDRLKECAPSRVVNVSSIGHSMGTIDFNCINTHKRLALGTSNRDIFKIYCHSKLCNVLFTHELAKRLKGMGVTCYSLHPGSVRSELGRDLNGTFMNILKCISKVLIQTDEMSGAQTTLHCTLQEGIEPLSGRYFSDCKLQDVKAEAKDDEIARKLWDVSERLCGMA, from the exons ATGATTTGGCTGTGTGTTGCGGGAGTGCTTATAGTTGCATTTTTGATTTTTCATAAGCTCTTCGTGCAGAGGAGGGCCTGCACCAGCACGGCGACACTGCATGGGAAGACTGTGATAGTTACAG GCAGCAATACTGGCATTGGCAAGGCTACAGCTCTGGCTTTGGCACTAAGGGGTGCCAGAGTGATTGTGGCCTGCAGAAGCAAACAGAGAGGAGAGGATGCAGCAAAAGACATCAGGAGG GAGAGTGGGAATGATGAGGTAGTCTTCATGCAGCTGGATCTGGCCAGTATGAAGGCCATTCGCTCTTTCGTTGAGACCTTTCTCAAAACTGAGAGCAGGCTTGACGTGCTCATCAACAATGCAG GACTGGCTACAGCAGGCCGCACGGAAGATGGCCTTGGCATGGTGTTTGGTGTCAACCACATCGGTCCATTCCTGTTGACCAATTTGCTTTTGGACCGCTTGAAGGAATGTGCCCCAAGCCGAGTGGTCAACGTTTCCTCTATTGGACATAGCATGGGTACCATCGATTTCAACTGCATCAACACACACAAGAGACTGGCACTGGGCACTTCAAATAGGGACATATTCAAAATATACTGCCATAGCAAGCTGTGTAATGTGCTCTTCACCCACGAACTGGCCAAGAGACTGAAGGGAATGGGTGTGACCTGCTACAGCCTTCACCCAG GGTCTGTGAGGTCAGAGCTGGGTCGCGACCTTAATGGCACGTTCATGAATATTTTGAAGTGCATTTCCAAGGTTTTGATCCAGACGGATGAAATGTCCGGCGCTCAGACCACGCTGCACTGCACTCTGCAGGAGGGCATCGAGCCCCTGAGCGGACGCTACTTCTCCGACTGTAAATTGCAGGATGTGAAGGCGGAGGCCAAAGACGACGAGATCGCCAGGAAACTGTGGGACGTCAGTGAGAGGCTCTGCGGAATGGCCTGA